In Neokomagataea tanensis, one genomic interval encodes:
- a CDS encoding recombinase family protein codes for MIYGYARISTSDQKLDMQVDALQSAGAVEIYTDTITGTAKNREGLDELLSILVAGDVVLVWKLDRLGRSVRNLLELAEILKSKGVSVRSLQDGIDTSGPLGGFLLTILGAVGELERETIRERVQAGMSAGRRRGEHQGRKPKLSRLARQDVVDSVANGSPAKDLARRYGVNVATIYRILSDAVQGIERGDRLTRKQMTTI; via the coding sequence ATGATATATGGATATGCACGAATAAGCACATCAGACCAAAAACTGGATATGCAAGTAGATGCACTGCAATCGGCTGGTGCTGTTGAAATTTACACAGATACAATAACGGGAACAGCTAAAAACCGCGAAGGATTGGATGAACTGCTGTCCATTCTCGTGGCTGGTGATGTGGTGCTGGTGTGGAAGCTGGATAGGCTTGGAAGGTCAGTCAGGAACCTGCTCGAATTGGCAGAAATACTAAAATCCAAAGGCGTCAGCGTTCGCTCCCTGCAAGACGGCATAGACACATCAGGACCATTAGGTGGCTTTCTACTGACCATTCTGGGGGCCGTTGGTGAATTAGAACGTGAGACAATACGGGAACGTGTGCAAGCAGGAATGAGCGCAGGAAGACGCAGAGGAGAGCATCAGGGACGTAAACCCAAATTATCACGTCTGGCACGTCAGGACGTGGTGGATTCTGTTGCTAATGGCTCACCTGCAAAAGACTTGGCACGACGCTATGGCGTTAACGTTGCTACCATTTACAGAATTCTATCCGATGCTGTTCAGGGCATCGAACGTGGAGACAGACTCACACGGAAACAGATGACAACTATCTGA
- a CDS encoding relaxase/mobilization nuclease domain-containing protein — MILKSNPIKTASGSGAIYHHLVEKTGDNEHIHVWKGRRQDIEDCIADATAFNRINAVQHFQISSREKLATEQFADCITMLAQEFGFKASDVALAVIHTKTRHDGEADNRHCHILVRTTNAETGKVLDVSHRYERQEKVARLFELKHGLELTKGRHNLAVYHAVPEEYRKRLQVLCEGALPNSVLSDPQSRRSQRQGGKPFDIKYVLRDLYAGNADWQAFQSAISSQGCSLMAGDRKPGVVLLKDEHGVIVGSVSRLLGVRKAEFSAFVLGHETSEQSAIRQRSKEDIASPGPRDTSRDPSGKGETPVDPIVSEQKSLPPDSRKPSEDSVSTTSGPARGRKISGPVLRTGATAESVAETGAIPASSPKTRASITKGMTQSEAQAVLDFNEAQAEKEQQLRDHLHGQKRFADLLIELAESFQSRWSHIPAEPHPDPKSRDTAYIRAGHERCLTGLRQDWLDAEARVTLWAPWHKAEARKARAVFDEALKTLGYHRHDIGKLDMSDDSNFSYAMKWMADWIVRSREHKHRDWMNLPEVKDHLREKQALKEVLAYLEDTQDNEVMQMARINLLSAKARVTTLRQRAGKQTVEARYMQSCTGGDDRKRKTSQALPPIRSSSANPRPSLPDIMGIV, encoded by the coding sequence ATGATACTCAAGAGCAACCCCATCAAGACCGCATCCGGTTCCGGCGCCATCTATCACCACCTCGTAGAGAAGACCGGCGACAATGAGCACATCCATGTATGGAAAGGCAGACGTCAGGACATAGAGGACTGCATTGCAGACGCTACAGCCTTTAATCGCATTAATGCTGTTCAGCACTTCCAGATCTCATCCCGTGAGAAACTGGCCACAGAGCAGTTTGCTGACTGCATTACGATGCTGGCGCAGGAGTTCGGGTTCAAGGCGTCAGATGTTGCCCTTGCCGTCATTCACACCAAGACACGCCATGATGGCGAGGCCGATAACCGCCACTGCCATATCCTCGTCCGCACCACGAACGCAGAAACAGGCAAGGTTCTGGATGTGTCACACCGCTACGAAAGACAGGAGAAAGTTGCCCGCTTGTTCGAACTGAAGCACGGACTGGAGCTGACCAAGGGACGCCACAACCTCGCTGTGTATCACGCCGTTCCAGAGGAGTACCGCAAGAGATTACAGGTGCTCTGCGAAGGGGCCTTGCCCAACTCCGTCCTTTCAGACCCTCAATCCAGACGCAGTCAGAGGCAGGGAGGAAAGCCGTTCGACATCAAATATGTCCTGCGTGACCTGTATGCCGGGAACGCTGACTGGCAGGCTTTCCAGAGTGCGATATCCTCGCAAGGCTGCTCCCTGATGGCAGGAGACAGGAAACCTGGTGTCGTGCTTCTCAAAGACGAGCATGGCGTTATCGTGGGCTCAGTCTCCCGCCTGCTTGGTGTTCGCAAGGCAGAGTTCAGCGCCTTTGTTCTCGGCCATGAAACATCTGAACAGAGCGCGATACGTCAGAGGAGTAAGGAAGACATAGCCAGCCCTGGCCCTCGTGACACATCACGAGACCCATCTGGCAAGGGGGAAACCCCCGTTGACCCCATAGTCTCAGAACAGAAATCGCTTCCGCCAGACTCACGCAAACCTTCTGAGGATTCCGTCAGCACGACCTCTGGACCAGCAAGAGGGAGGAAAATATCAGGGCCTGTCCTGAGAACCGGCGCCACCGCTGAGAGTGTTGCTGAAACTGGAGCCATACCTGCGTCATCCCCAAAGACACGCGCCAGCATTACCAAAGGAATGACACAATCAGAGGCGCAAGCCGTTCTCGATTTCAATGAAGCACAGGCAGAGAAAGAACAGCAACTCCGCGACCATTTGCATGGACAGAAGCGTTTCGCTGACCTGCTCATCGAACTGGCAGAGAGCTTCCAGTCCCGCTGGTCCCATATCCCTGCCGAACCTCATCCCGACCCGAAATCGCGTGATACAGCATATATCAGGGCTGGTCACGAAAGGTGTCTGACTGGATTGAGACAGGACTGGCTGGATGCAGAAGCCCGTGTGACCCTGTGGGCGCCATGGCACAAAGCAGAGGCTCGCAAGGCCAGGGCTGTCTTTGACGAGGCGTTGAAAACTCTGGGCTATCACCGACATGATATCGGCAAGCTCGATATGAGCGATGACAGCAATTTTTCATACGCCATGAAATGGATGGCGGACTGGATTGTCCGCAGTCGCGAACACAAGCACCGCGACTGGATGAACCTGCCGGAGGTGAAAGACCATCTAAGAGAGAAACAGGCCCTGAAAGAGGTTCTGGCCTATCTCGAAGACACGCAGGATAACGAGGTCATGCAGATGGCCCGCATCAACCTTCTCTCTGCCAAGGCCCGTGTCACCACATTGCGTCAGAGAGCGGGGAAGCAAACAGTGGAAGCACGTTATATGCAATCATGCACAGGCGGAGACGACAGGAAACGCAAGACCTCACAGGCGCTTCCACCTATCCGCTCCTCATCAGCCAATCCCCGCCCTTCCCTGCCTGACATCATGGGCATCGTGTGA
- a CDS encoding recombinase family protein: MGKYGYARVSTSRQQTDNQVTDLLREGVNEDSIVTETISGATSWKTRPALKRLVRKLHAGDTLIVAKLDRLGRNALDVLTLIDVLKKRGVAVRILNLGIDTSGAGGKLFLLLLAGFAEFERNIIRERVLSGLETAKARGTRLGRRPSLLEEDLAQARRLKAQGLSAREVAKLLHVSKMTAWRAMNS; this comes from the coding sequence ATGGGAAAATATGGCTATGCGAGGGTAAGCACATCGCGACAACAGACAGACAATCAGGTCACGGACTTACTCCGTGAAGGTGTGAACGAAGACAGTATCGTAACCGAGACCATCTCGGGGGCGACCTCATGGAAGACGCGACCGGCGCTCAAGCGACTGGTGCGCAAGCTCCATGCTGGAGACACGCTGATTGTTGCCAAGCTGGACAGGCTTGGGCGTAACGCACTGGACGTGCTGACCCTCATTGATGTGCTGAAAAAGCGCGGTGTGGCGGTGCGTATCCTCAATCTCGGCATTGATACGTCAGGCGCCGGGGGCAAGCTGTTTCTGTTGCTTCTCGCGGGCTTTGCCGAGTTCGAGCGCAACATCATTCGTGAGCGTGTGCTGTCTGGGCTGGAGACGGCGAAGGCCAGAGGAACACGTCTGGGAAGGCGTCCCTCCCTGCTCGAGGAAGACCTCGCTCAGGCCAGGCGCCTCAAGGCTCAGGGACTGTCAGCAAGGGAAGTGGCGAAGCTTCTGCACGTCTCCAAGATGACGGCGTGGCGGGCCATGAACTCCTGA
- a CDS encoding tyrosine-type recombinase/integrase, whose amino-acid sequence MLKQVGTSYHFRRTIPEHLRGVFGKREIWFSLRTSKKMVAKGRGAYLYAQTTALFEKAPYMSEDTIKHLLDLLKQQEQTYEFILKGQEKIHASERAELILARLQDFKAYENMVDKLQTGTSSLISTFEKVHFRNQIKAEMQREQIDDMKKIITDIGTARQNQSNQISESIERHTQNSSNHRYLISNVVAHHLKSKKCSEDTIKNTKRTLSLFISCFGDMDIRDIDGNIAGDFKDALQALPENWGKQRKNLSIQEEIDRVIAEDLETITQKTVKNHMGRLSVSLKESVNRGVIQRNFFHGWNYDLTAKVVRRAWTDDEIQKLIQSQWMTTVVSNQTYKAIVRMALYTGMRLGEIANIRNEDITEINGIPCFLVQHHDDTDWKPKTSAGIRKVPIHSKLMKYGIMNFMREGEKYLFAELKGSDSRARGQSFSNEFSKHKTSIGLPLAVTFHGFRHTVSTKLRNVKDDIREIWIDALLGHEPSHKSMGTMGYLSGIDIENLQQVVECVKYDCL is encoded by the coding sequence ATGCTAAAACAAGTAGGAACGAGTTATCATTTCAGAAGAACAATACCAGAACATTTAAGGGGTGTTTTCGGAAAGCGTGAGATATGGTTCTCTCTACGTACATCAAAGAAAATGGTCGCAAAGGGCAGAGGGGCATATCTCTACGCTCAAACGACTGCACTGTTTGAGAAAGCACCTTATATGTCCGAAGATACTATCAAACACTTATTGGACCTGCTGAAACAACAGGAACAAACATACGAATTCATCTTGAAAGGTCAGGAGAAAATTCACGCATCAGAAAGAGCAGAACTTATCCTCGCAAGGCTTCAAGATTTTAAAGCATATGAAAATATGGTCGATAAACTTCAAACAGGTACATCAAGCTTAATTTCAACTTTCGAAAAGGTCCATTTCCGCAATCAAATTAAAGCCGAAATGCAACGTGAACAAATCGATGATATGAAAAAAATTATCACAGATATCGGAACAGCAAGACAAAACCAATCAAACCAAATCAGTGAATCAATAGAACGTCATACACAAAATTCTTCAAACCATAGATATCTCATCTCAAACGTTGTCGCACATCACCTGAAATCTAAAAAATGCAGTGAAGATACTATTAAAAATACAAAAAGAACCCTCTCTTTATTTATATCCTGCTTCGGTGATATGGATATACGAGATATCGATGGGAATATCGCAGGTGATTTCAAAGACGCTTTACAAGCACTACCCGAAAACTGGGGCAAACAAAGGAAAAACCTCTCCATACAAGAAGAAATCGATAGAGTCATAGCCGAAGATTTAGAAACTATTACTCAAAAAACAGTCAAAAATCATATGGGTAGATTATCCGTATCGCTAAAAGAATCCGTTAATCGTGGCGTTATTCAACGAAATTTCTTTCACGGATGGAATTATGACCTTACAGCAAAAGTCGTGAGACGTGCTTGGACTGATGACGAAATCCAAAAATTAATACAATCACAATGGATGACCACAGTAGTATCAAACCAAACATATAAAGCTATCGTCAGAATGGCTCTATATACAGGTATGAGATTAGGTGAAATCGCTAATATCAGAAACGAAGACATTACCGAAATTAACGGTATTCCTTGTTTTCTCGTTCAACATCACGATGATACTGACTGGAAACCCAAAACATCCGCAGGTATCCGAAAAGTCCCTATTCATTCCAAATTAATGAAATACGGGATAATGAATTTTATGAGGGAAGGGGAGAAGTATCTCTTTGCAGAACTTAAAGGGTCAGACTCAAGAGCAAGAGGTCAATCGTTCTCAAACGAATTCTCTAAACATAAAACTTCCATAGGATTACCTCTCGCAGTCACATTCCACGGTTTCAGACACACAGTGTCAACCAAACTACGAAACGTTAAAGACGATATTAGAGAAATATGGATTGATGCCTTACTTGGTCATGAACCATCTCATAAATCTATGGGAACTATGGGGTATCTGTCAGGCATCGATATTGAAAACCTTCAACAAGTCGTCGAATGTGTAAAATACGATTGCTTGTGA
- a CDS encoding DUF7673 family protein: MNTDYDYNEVMDSFEALLKQARYDSGSSVKIRNFLFSIWKDEPFQISFMAYLDTNNTNHVLNVLNWHIKNQFSFPSDFEYADEMRALVVREYERRGEA, from the coding sequence ATGAATACAGATTATGACTATAACGAAGTGATGGATAGCTTTGAAGCACTTCTCAAACAAGCACGATATGACTCAGGTTCAAGCGTAAAAATAAGAAACTTTCTCTTTTCGATATGGAAAGATGAACCATTCCAAATTTCATTCATGGCGTATCTGGATACCAATAATACGAACCATGTTTTGAATGTCTTGAACTGGCATATCAAAAACCAATTCTCATTCCCTTCCGATTTTGAATATGCGGATGAAATGCGTGCCTTGGTTGTTCGTGAATACGAAAGAAGAGGTGAGGCATGA
- a CDS encoding tyrosine-type recombinase/integrase yields the protein MTPAEVAQLLKEQAEAYEAILLAERKEAELARAEHLLQRLQDHTRSKNQIDRMVSAYEELSKILDLHAIRVSLRENMLQERIDDLKSIISEIARPTAQPLPSALAEEKPETRPKGVRKAKLPISTVVTKHLEGKKVSSHTIKNAKKTLQLFISCFGDMDVRDINGSTVGDFRDALLSLPTVHGRGRKGLSIQEEIDRVLSEELETIAPKTVKNHFSRISPAWADLVRREVVSRNPWQGWDFDTTQKVIRRAWTEQELTTLITTRWERTAISERTFRGMVMMALYTGMRLGEIANLRNEDIIEKDGILCFVIGPHDDGWKPKTQAGIRAVPVHSELMRFGIMDYMQKGEKYLFSELKGSDVRSRGQTFANEFSKHKTSLGLPLAVTFHGFRHTVSTRLRNVRADIREVWIDTLLGHEASHKSMGTLNYLSGIDIENLHAVVENIRYPTEIFTI from the coding sequence ATGACTCCCGCTGAAGTCGCTCAGCTCCTGAAAGAGCAGGCAGAAGCCTACGAGGCCATACTTCTCGCAGAGCGTAAGGAAGCCGAACTTGCTCGCGCCGAGCATCTGCTTCAAAGGCTTCAGGATCACACGAGATCTAAAAACCAGATAGACAGGATGGTCTCTGCCTATGAGGAGCTATCGAAGATACTGGACCTTCACGCTATCCGCGTGAGCCTTCGTGAAAACATGCTTCAAGAGCGGATTGATGACCTCAAGAGTATCATCTCCGAGATTGCCAGACCAACCGCACAGCCTCTGCCTTCCGCCTTAGCCGAGGAAAAGCCAGAAACGCGCCCCAAAGGGGTTCGCAAAGCCAAGCTTCCCATCTCGACGGTCGTGACCAAACATCTTGAGGGTAAGAAAGTCAGCAGTCATACCATAAAAAACGCGAAGAAGACCCTGCAACTCTTTATATCCTGCTTTGGTGACATGGATGTAAGAGATATCAACGGGAGCACCGTGGGTGATTTCAGGGATGCGCTTCTCTCCCTTCCCACCGTTCACGGCAGAGGGCGCAAAGGTCTCTCCATTCAGGAGGAGATTGACAGGGTTCTAAGCGAAGAGCTGGAAACTATTGCTCCAAAAACAGTGAAAAATCATTTCTCCCGCATCTCTCCGGCATGGGCAGATTTGGTTCGTCGTGAGGTTGTTTCACGCAACCCGTGGCAAGGTTGGGACTTCGATACAACCCAGAAGGTTATCCGGCGCGCCTGGACAGAGCAGGAACTGACGACCCTCATAACGACGCGATGGGAACGAACCGCCATCAGCGAAAGAACGTTTCGGGGCATGGTGATGATGGCTCTCTACACCGGCATGCGACTTGGAGAAATCGCCAACCTCCGCAACGAGGATATTATCGAAAAAGATGGCATCCTCTGCTTTGTGATTGGCCCTCATGACGATGGATGGAAGCCTAAGACTCAGGCAGGCATACGGGCAGTCCCGGTTCATTCAGAGCTGATGAGATTCGGCATAATGGATTACATGCAGAAGGGTGAGAAATATCTCTTCTCCGAACTGAAAGGGTCAGATGTTCGCTCTCGTGGCCAAACATTTGCCAATGAGTTTTCGAAACACAAAACCAGTCTTGGCCTTCCTCTAGCCGTAACGTTTCACGGCTTCCGCCACACAGTCTCGACACGTTTACGAAATGTCAGAGCAGACATCCGAGAGGTGTGGATTGATACCCTGCTGGGGCATGAAGCCTCCCATAAATCCATGGGTACATTGAATTACCTTTCAGGCATCGACATCGAGAATCTCCACGCGGTCGTGGAAAACATCCGGTACCCGACGGAAATATTCACCATATAA
- a CDS encoding plasmid mobilization protein, translating to MKTETLHIRVGPDEQARIKRKAGTRRVSDWCRRVLLNEMAGGSLIAEELLALRQELSAIGTNLNQIARRLNSGEQVPASSLPQDIDDLKARINRVLGRVR from the coding sequence ATGAAAACGGAGACATTACACATCCGGGTCGGACCCGATGAACAGGCAAGGATAAAACGCAAGGCAGGCACACGCAGGGTTTCAGACTGGTGTCGCCGGGTTCTGCTCAACGAGATGGCAGGCGGAAGCCTGATTGCTGAAGAGCTTCTGGCTTTGCGTCAGGAGCTGTCAGCGATAGGCACCAATTTGAACCAGATTGCCCGCAGGCTGAACAGTGGCGAACAGGTGCCTGCCTCCTCCCTGCCCCAGGATATCGACGACCTCAAAGCCCGCATCAATCGCGTGCTGGGGAGGGTTCGATGA
- a CDS encoding plasmid mobilization protein: MSNLKINSVHFRISDSELKTIKQHAEKRKLKTSQYIRNICLNDVAGGSFIADELLELRKSISPIGNNINQLAHRANSGETVDISSLVDIIHTLQKDINQKLKRVK, translated from the coding sequence ATGAGTAATTTAAAAATTAATTCCGTTCATTTTAGAATATCAGACAGTGAACTAAAAACTATTAAACAACACGCTGAAAAACGAAAACTTAAAACATCTCAATATATTAGAAATATATGCCTTAACGATGTTGCTGGTGGTTCTTTTATTGCTGATGAGTTGCTTGAACTGCGTAAATCAATAAGTCCTATCGGTAATAATATAAATCAGTTAGCACATCGTGCGAATTCTGGTGAAACTGTCGATATATCATCATTGGTAGATATTATTCATACTCTCCAAAAAGATATTAATCAAAAACTTAAAAGAGTAAAATAA
- a CDS encoding rolling circle replication-associated protein, which yields MQYEEIESYIKTDRPDIWRRLCPLHRFYKDQITRTTAENCVFLACYEEAEQVAHEVIAWVKTQPDELVSGFDLLSQSHTELKELRRITGRVFTRKANRLRRNLRRVIGLLPEHDAVQQNFDNARTISAKSFIIVPDAEHPERSLSAHDLRQFHLRRSYAVNLAIADGIHDLAVNFLNHEGLFLTLTLPAEYRNCSYEQAKAEIGRRWKRVRRKARNRDILLLGMTALELHEDETPHYHIQLYVSAEHRAWVEEQILDAFPNELDRRDDAIKDIRDVARASRYTTKDYGKPETSLTFIGLRKDIKRRYRGVYEGKNTGTLSEWRVSRASQLMKQKTSGGAVLLLLRGFSDERLNRLSARHPDFHYARTDTQKLQTMFLHTLHFRVVKNFRKTDTFQVSMISKAPKQGNTASCFGPVPTCLYKNQEGVHVRGLPCECINSLGQPPP from the coding sequence GTGCAATATGAGGAAATAGAGAGTTATATCAAAACCGACAGGCCAGACATCTGGCGCAGGCTGTGTCCCCTGCACAGGTTCTACAAAGACCAAATCACACGAACAACCGCAGAAAACTGCGTCTTTCTCGCCTGTTACGAAGAGGCTGAACAGGTCGCCCATGAGGTCATCGCATGGGTTAAAACACAGCCAGATGAACTGGTTTCAGGCTTCGACCTTCTCTCCCAATCACACACCGAACTGAAAGAACTCAGACGAATCACCGGGCGTGTCTTCACACGCAAGGCCAACAGGTTACGGCGCAATCTCCGCAGGGTCATTGGCCTGCTTCCGGAACACGACGCGGTTCAGCAGAACTTCGATAACGCCAGAACTATAAGCGCGAAAAGCTTCATCATCGTCCCCGATGCAGAACACCCCGAACGAAGCCTGTCAGCTCACGATTTGCGCCAGTTCCATCTCCGCAGGAGCTATGCGGTCAATCTTGCCATTGCAGATGGCATCCATGACCTCGCCGTCAATTTCCTGAATCATGAGGGATTATTCCTGACCCTTACCCTGCCGGCGGAATATCGCAACTGCTCCTATGAACAGGCGAAGGCTGAAATCGGCAGACGCTGGAAGCGTGTCAGACGCAAAGCCCGAAACAGAGATATACTTTTGCTGGGCATGACAGCGCTGGAACTGCATGAGGATGAAACACCACATTATCATATCCAACTCTACGTCTCAGCTGAACACAGGGCATGGGTTGAGGAACAGATACTCGATGCGTTCCCCAATGAACTCGACAGACGAGACGACGCCATCAAGGATATCCGCGATGTCGCCAGAGCGTCACGTTATACGACCAAGGACTATGGCAAGCCTGAAACCAGCCTGACCTTCATCGGACTGAGGAAAGACATCAAGCGCCGTTACCGAGGTGTATACGAGGGCAAGAACACCGGCACTCTCTCTGAATGGCGTGTCAGCAGAGCCAGTCAGCTCATGAAGCAGAAGACATCTGGAGGCGCAGTTCTCCTGCTTCTGCGTGGGTTTTCTGATGAGAGGCTGAACAGGCTGTCAGCTCGCCATCCTGATTTCCACTATGCCAGAACCGATACCCAGAAACTGCAAACCATGTTCCTGCATACCCTGCATTTCAGGGTCGTGAAGAATTTCAGGAAGACAGATACATTCCAGGTTTCCATGATTTCAAAGGCGCCGAAGCAGGGAAACACAGCCTCTTGCTTTGGTCCTGTTCCAACTTGTTTATATAAGAACCAAGAAGGTGTTCATGTTCGCGGTCTGCCTTGCGAGTGTATAAACTCCCTTGGACAGCCTCCCCCATAA
- a CDS encoding relaxase/mobilization nuclease domain-containing protein → MIIKSNPISTDSKPSDLYNYFCTNDKNEYIEVLKADEQDVENCFSDAEMFNRKNSLRHFQLSPKEDLTKEQFLDLIDRVKNEFELSDDDVVMASLHTYKKENSKRGNQHAHVAIRMVNPETGKVKAFDNLYQRQEKISRMFEVDHNLELVKGRHNRAVYENVPEEYKEKLYHLTQGELPNSFLRDGQYQMQNRNGMSSFEIRAKCKELLTQCDNLQSFSSAIQEYGWSLEQGQKKIILNDERGNLVGSVDRILGMKKEEFEAFKGDFEVPKKEVASPIIGGTSDDVPTHNKLAKAVPVEPLEKTSENDINDFISNTAPASQTSYEDDLDTFIGNNMDVDSDKLEATDAMTYAEKLAVSDFNKAMSDKDKALRETLKAQDKLNKMMLGWLDDWSNFVIHETHKCNKILDEKSSLKELDEKTVSGWISRNFKSELNDLKKGKSDLRELRKDIKELHHQKSWFKSIKQKKINNKKNEYDELSKHLSLMSMYIVHSIFHKLGISKTSPESVYYMTDNQKRDYLIQSKNNEYAKKLLEVNGISKVIDDISIIKKWERDDAIGSFKNREEAKDAVAQLKKLERIQSFDKNLMNDDEKNSFDELIKDLDVDGVNHLLTEVNMRISQEERDEDNVINFKEEFIKKRSVNKTKNNNISFNR, encoded by the coding sequence ATGATTATTAAGTCTAATCCTATATCAACAGATTCTAAACCTTCTGATTTATATAATTACTTTTGTACGAATGACAAAAATGAATATATAGAAGTGTTAAAAGCTGATGAGCAGGATGTAGAAAACTGTTTCTCTGATGCTGAAATGTTTAATAGAAAAAATTCTCTTAGACATTTCCAGTTATCACCAAAAGAAGACCTTACTAAAGAACAGTTTTTGGATTTAATAGATAGAGTTAAAAATGAATTCGAATTGTCTGATGATGATGTCGTGATGGCTTCACTTCATACATATAAAAAAGAAAATTCTAAAAGAGGTAATCAACATGCTCATGTTGCTATCCGTATGGTCAATCCTGAAACTGGAAAAGTTAAAGCATTTGATAACCTATACCAAAGACAGGAGAAAATTTCGAGAATGTTCGAAGTTGATCATAATCTTGAACTGGTAAAAGGAAGACATAACAGAGCAGTTTATGAAAATGTTCCAGAAGAATATAAAGAAAAACTTTATCATCTTACACAAGGTGAATTGCCAAATTCATTCCTACGCGATGGCCAGTACCAAATGCAAAATCGCAATGGAATGAGTAGTTTTGAAATACGTGCAAAATGTAAAGAACTATTAACTCAATGCGATAATCTTCAATCATTTTCATCAGCAATTCAGGAATATGGATGGTCATTAGAGCAGGGTCAAAAAAAGATTATCTTGAATGATGAAAGAGGTAATCTCGTCGGGTCAGTCGATAGAATTTTAGGAATGAAAAAAGAGGAGTTCGAGGCTTTTAAGGGAGATTTTGAAGTGCCTAAAAAAGAGGTAGCCAGCCCTATTATAGGTGGCACATCTGACGATGTACCAACCCACAATAAGCTGGCGAAGGCTGTGCCTGTCGAACCCTTGGAGAAGACTTCTGAGAACGATATAAACGACTTTATAAGCAATACAGCACCAGCATCACAGACCAGCTATGAAGATGATTTAGACACATTCATAGGCAATAATATGGATGTTGATAGTGATAAGTTAGAAGCAACAGACGCGATGACCTACGCTGAAAAATTGGCTGTCAGCGATTTCAATAAAGCTATGAGTGATAAAGATAAGGCACTACGCGAAACACTTAAAGCACAAGATAAATTAAACAAGATGATGCTTGGATGGTTAGACGATTGGTCTAATTTCGTTATTCACGAAACTCATAAATGTAATAAAATTCTTGATGAAAAATCTTCATTGAAAGAACTTGATGAGAAAACAGTGAGCGGGTGGATATCACGCAATTTTAAATCAGAACTGAATGACTTAAAAAAAGGTAAATCTGATTTACGTGAATTACGAAAAGATATTAAAGAACTTCATCACCAAAAATCTTGGTTCAAATCTATTAAGCAGAAGAAGATTAATAACAAAAAAAATGAATATGATGAACTGTCAAAACATTTATCACTAATGTCTATGTATATAGTTCATAGTATTTTTCATAAACTTGGTATATCAAAAACGTCACCTGAGTCAGTCTATTATATGACTGATAATCAAAAACGTGATTATCTTATTCAGTCAAAGAACAACGAATATGCTAAAAAACTATTAGAAGTGAATGGTATTTCAAAAGTCATTGACGATATTTCTATCATCAAAAAATGGGAACGCGATGACGCTATTGGTAGCTTTAAAAACAGAGAAGAAGCAAAAGATGCCGTTGCACAATTGAAAAAATTAGAACGAATTCAATCGTTTGATAAAAACTTGATGAATGATGATGAAAAAAATTCATTCGATGAATTGATTAAAGATTTAGACGTTGATGGTGTGAATCATCTTCTGACAGAGGTTAATATGCGTATATCACAAGAAGAACGAGATGAAGATAATGTTATCAACTTTAAGGAAGAATTTATTAAAAAACGTTCTGTGAATAAGACAAAAAATAACAACATATCTTTTAACAGGTAA
- a CDS encoding recombinase family protein — protein MKYGYCRVSTLGQDLQEQEDALMALGVPRINIFKEKISGAVKSDDRPQFAKLLKKLQANDELVVMKLDRLGRSTLDILTVLQNIRQQGIAITVQGVGTIRDDMMGSLTMNLLASFAEFERALIIDRTQSGRKRAMESGIKLSRQAQEAIRRRYGEETGTALAKEYGVGLRTIQRITAS, from the coding sequence ATGAAATATGGCTATTGCAGAGTATCGACTTTAGGACAGGATTTACAGGAACAGGAAGACGCCTTGATGGCCTTGGGAGTCCCAAGGATCAACATCTTCAAGGAGAAGATTTCCGGCGCCGTGAAATCTGATGACAGACCACAATTCGCGAAATTGCTGAAGAAGCTCCAGGCAAATGACGAGCTGGTCGTCATGAAGCTCGACAGGCTCGGAAGGTCCACCCTCGACATCCTGACGGTCCTCCAGAATATCAGACAGCAGGGCATCGCCATAACCGTCCAAGGGGTTGGCACCATCAGGGATGACATGATGGGAAGCCTGACGATGAACCTTCTCGCCTCCTTTGCCGAGTTCGAACGCGCGCTCATTATTGACCGCACCCAATCTGGCAGGAAGAGAGCCATGGAGAGTGGCATCAAGCTCAGCAGACAAGCTCAAGAAGCTATCCGCAGACGCTACGGAGAAGAGACCGGGACTGCTTTGGCCAAGGAGTATGGGGTCGGACTGAGGACCATTCAAAGGATTACAGCGTCCTGA